The sequence AACCATCTAAATCAGATATATGGACAAACTTCTTATCATAAAAATTAGGAGTTAACGGTTGAGAACGTTTTATCGCTTTCTGAGTGACTAAAATACTAACCTTAGGTTCTTCTTTCTGCTGAACTTCCTGTGGTTCTTCATCAGATGACATATAGTTCATATTGATATAAATCAATGTAGAGAAAATAGAAAAAGCGACAAGAAGGAGAATGATAATTCTGTTCATATTAAGCCTAAAACAGGGGCAAAAGCCCCTTTATATATTATTCTTAGTGGCTGATTATTTGCCTGTAGTAGCTGTAGTCAAATTGGTGGTCACTTTAGTTAATGCACCAGTGATAGCATTTTTAAGCGCATCAGTTTGAAATGCCGCTAATACTAGAGCCGACATTACAACAGCAATAATTGCATATTCCACAGCAGTAACACCGCGTACATCATCTTCGAACTTCATTTTTAGTTCAGCTAGTTTTGCTAAAGTTTTGTAATACATAATAATCCTATAAAAAGTATATTGACCATTGGTCTAATTGAAATTGCGAGTAAAATTTACCCGATACAAAAACATACATCCAATTAATAGTTATTATGATCGCATAACATAAACTTATTACAGTCCACATTAGTATTTTTTATAGCTCTATAATAATTGAAAATGTGGTTTACATTGATACAGCTAACGATTACCTATACTCTATATTTATGAATGTAGATATATTATTTTATGCCACTTTAATTTTTGTAAACTTTTTAATCTTAGTATGTGTGTGTTTTTTCGATGGAAAGTATAGAAAAATACCAAACAATCTCAGTAAGACTGCTTTAATATTTAGCATTTTCGTCGCACTGTATAACGGTTATTTAATGACTTCGCTTTCCATTGCTATTTTATGCTTCTTTGTATTTTTTATTCTTTGGTATGTAAAGGTTATAGGTGCTGGAGATGTGAAGTTAATCAGTGCCCTAATCATTAGCATACAACCCGACTTTGCAATAATAACACTGATTTTTATAGGTTTTTGGGGGGGGGTGTTAGTCTCTATTATGTACATAATAGGAAAAGCAGCAGGTTTTGATAGCTACAA comes from Vibrio bathopelagicus and encodes:
- a CDS encoding Flp family type IVb pilin; this translates as MYYKTLAKLAELKMKFEDDVRGVTAVEYAIIAVVMSALVLAAFQTDALKNAITGALTKVTTNLTTATTGK
- a CDS encoding A24 family peptidase, producing MNVDILFYATLIFVNFLILVCVCFFDGKYRKIPNNLSKTALIFSIFVALYNGYLMTSLSIAILCFFVFFILWYVKVIGAGDVKLISALIISIQPDFAIITLIFIGFWGGVLVSIMYIIGKAAGFDSYKKGIPYGIPIALSCFIFSTISILSN